In the Helianthus annuus cultivar XRQ/B chromosome 11, HanXRQr2.0-SUNRISE, whole genome shotgun sequence genome, one interval contains:
- the LOC110920139 gene encoding uncharacterized protein LOC110920139, which produces MSKGNNNDPVPTSTEQMKEIIAEEVGKAIEGSLSGFIDKIQSTVLSLVEERVKRLEDTVNLMKDKTGERKGCSYKEFMACKPPIYNGEVDPIICQRWISDVEGVFERTHCDVGDFVAYGTGQLRNQAKDWWDNKKREMGAEAARVMTWDEFKVLFLKHHSPKAVINRIKEEFIQLRQKGETIDKITGIFMDKLRFCDELVTTEEQKIYYYYNMLSAEYREFMTPSKYETLTEIINTAREREIELKKQVERGERRTHDVNPSPTKKARMGESGKRVDAKGGSPSCKVCGKGHKGGMSFQGQAMPHM; this is translated from the coding sequence atgtcgAAAGGGAACAATAATGATCCGGTGCCgacaagcaccgaacaaatgaaagaaatAATTGCCGAGGAAGTAGGAAAGGCAATTGAAGGCAGTCTATCCGGGTTTATAGACAAGATTCAAAGCACGGTGTTGTCGCTCGTAGAAGAACGAGTTAAAAGGTTGGAGGATACTGTCAACCTTATGAAAGACAAAACTGGAGAACGTAAAGGGTGCTCATATAAAGAattcatggcgtgtaaaccgccaatctaTAACGGGGAGGTTGACCCGATAATTTGCCAAAGATGGATAAGTGATGTTGAAGGAGTGTTTGAACGAACCCATTGTGACGTAGGTGACTTTGTTGCTTACGGAACGGGTCAATTGAGAAatcaagccaaggattggtgggataacaaaaagaggGAAATGGGAGCCGAAGCGGCGAGGGTTATGACTtgggacgagtttaaggtacTGTTCCTTAAACACCACAGTCCCAAAGCGGTTATTAACAGAATCAAAGAAGAATTCATCCAGCTGAGACAAAAGGGTGAAACAATCGATAAGATCACAGGCATCTTCATGGATAAGCTCAGATTTTGTGACGAGTTAGTCAccactgaagaacaaaagatatattACTATTACAACATGCTGAGTGCTGAGTACCGGGAATTTATGACTCCGTCAAAATATGAAACCCTCACGGAGATTATTAACACCGCCCGGGAACGGGAAATCGAGTTAAAGAAACAAGTGGAAAGAGGTGAGCGAAGGACACAtgatgtgaatccaagccctacaaagaaagcCCGAATGGGAGAATCGGGAAAGAGGGTGGATGCTAAAGGTGGGTCGCCAAGTTGTAAAGTTTGTGGGAAGGGACACAAAGGGGGAATGTCGTTTCAAGGACAAGCCATGCCCCATATGTAA